A single uncultured Methanobrevibacter sp. DNA region contains:
- the rsmA gene encoding 16S rRNA (adenine(1518)-N(6)/adenine(1519)-N(6))-dimethyltransferase RsmA, which translates to MNSESSQSLSKTTKGILNKYGIKLNKNLGQNYLIDKNKRDQIINFGNLTKDDVVLEIGTGIGTLTIELAKKAGKVIAIEQDTKIANILSERLEEEKIDNVELINDDALNIDFPKFNKIISNLPYQISSPITFKFLNYDFDLAVLMYQKEFARRMNGQVNTKDYSRLSAMLYFKCDVEKLTDVSSESFIPKPQIDSTVVKLTPKENKISKDDFKVYSNYTKALFQHRNKKIRNALIDSRHVVCDLDKKEMKNKINSIENDEINEYLKKRVTAISPEEILFLSKELNLILNG; encoded by the coding sequence TTGAATAGTGAGTCCAGCCAGTCTTTATCTAAAACAACAAAAGGCATCTTAAATAAGTATGGGATAAAATTAAATAAAAATCTTGGTCAGAATTATCTGATTGATAAAAACAAAAGAGACCAAATAATTAATTTCGGAAATCTCACAAAAGATGATGTTGTGCTGGAAATCGGAACTGGAATCGGAACACTAACAATTGAACTTGCCAAAAAAGCCGGAAAAGTAATAGCTATTGAACAGGACACCAAAATAGCGAATATCTTAAGTGAAAGACTTGAAGAAGAAAAAATAGATAATGTAGAATTAATTAATGATGATGCACTAAACATTGATTTTCCGAAATTCAATAAAATCATCTCCAATCTACCTTATCAAATTTCATCACCAATCACCTTTAAATTTTTAAATTATGATTTTGATTTAGCCGTCTTGATGTATCAAAAGGAGTTTGCAAGGCGAATGAACGGTCAGGTAAACACAAAAGACTATTCCAGACTGTCTGCAATGCTTTATTTTAAATGTGATGTTGAAAAATTAACTGACGTAAGTTCTGAAAGCTTTATTCCAAAGCCGCAAATTGATTCAACTGTTGTAAAACTCACACCAAAAGAAAATAAAATCAGCAAAGATGATTTTAAAGTTTATTCAAATTATACAAAGGCTCTGTTCCAGCACAGAAATAAAAAAATCAGAAATGCCCTTATCGATTCCAGGCACGTGGTCTGCGACCTTGATAAAAAAGAGATGAAAAACAAAATCAACTCAATTGAAAACGATGAAATAAATGAGTACCTTAAAAAAAGAGTAACAGCTATCAGCCCTGAAGAGATACTATTTTTATCAAAAGAATTGAATTTAATTTTAAATGGGTAG
- a CDS encoding DUF655 domain-containing protein: MDNRNKKKEKTPTVKKEEYAVILDYLSRGYVKSDMSKFGGKAIAQAIGTEQFTLLELAPKTGVDLEIQDTVYIGKGKRDKIYRVLGKLDFENLTATSRIELEYAIRDIVEANEEKYVNFFNTTDSLSTRLHSLELIPGIGKKYMWDIIKAREEKPFESFEDITKRLPTLTDPAGMIVNRVKQELDTSTVRRGKNKYYIFTQPPRKPRR; encoded by the coding sequence ATGGATAATAGGAACAAAAAAAAAGAGAAAACACCAACAGTGAAAAAAGAAGAATATGCTGTTATACTTGATTATTTAAGTAGAGGATATGTTAAATCTGATATGTCCAAATTTGGTGGAAAAGCTATTGCTCAAGCTATTGGTACTGAACAATTCACTTTACTAGAATTAGCTCCAAAAACTGGTGTAGATTTGGAAATTCAAGATACCGTTTATATTGGAAAAGGTAAGAGAGATAAAATATACAGAGTTTTAGGGAAATTAGATTTCGAAAATTTAACTGCAACAAGCAGAATCGAATTGGAATATGCAATTCGTGACATTGTTGAAGCAAACGAAGAAAAATATGTCAATTTCTTCAATACTACTGATTCATTAAGTACAAGGCTTCACAGTTTAGAGTTAATTCCTGGAATTGGTAAAAAATATATGTGGGACATAATCAAAGCAAGAGAAGAAAAGCCTTTCGAAAGTTTTGAAGACATTACCAAAAGGCTTCCAACATTAACTGATCCTGCAGGAATGATTGTTAACAGAGTTAAACAAGAATTAGATACCTCAACTGTAAGAAGAGGTAAAAATAAATATTATATCTTTACCCAGCCTCCAAGAAAACCTAGAAGATAA
- a CDS encoding RNA polymerase Rpb4 family protein, whose product MIGKEIIESEPIPGVKVKEVLDEFSETNELNYEQNVTLGHLERFKRYSLEDAEEIMEKLQTDFNLRTRVAVHIVDLVPQDLADLRLIFAKEPGQHDKEEMEKILELLEQYDIIE is encoded by the coding sequence ATGATTGGAAAAGAGATTATTGAAAGTGAACCTATTCCAGGTGTTAAGGTTAAAGAAGTTCTTGATGAATTTTCCGAAACAAATGAATTAAACTATGAACAGAACGTAACTTTAGGACATCTCGAAAGATTCAAAAGATATTCACTTGAAGATGCCGAAGAGATTATGGAAAAGCTTCAAACAGACTTTAATTTAAGGACTAGAGTTGCAGTTCATATTGTAGATTTGGTGCCGCAGGATTTAGCTGATTTAAGATTAATATTTGCTAAAGAACCGGGCCAGCATGACAAAGAAGAAATGGAAAAAATTCTTGAACTTTTAGAACAATACGACATTATTGAATAG
- a CDS encoding 50S ribosomal protein L21e, producing MQRSRGLKSRSRKKMTKVQRPGRTNPITNRLQKFEEGDLVHITINPSIQKGQPAPRFHGKTGKIVGQKGKAYLVSLKDGNKAKELIVRPDHLKLQN from the coding sequence ATGCAAAGATCAAGAGGATTAAAAAGTAGATCAAGGAAAAAAATGACTAAAGTACAAAGACCAGGAAGAACCAACCCAATTACTAACAGACTCCAAAAATTCGAAGAAGGAGATTTGGTTCACATTACCATTAACCCAAGTATTCAAAAAGGTCAACCTGCACCTAGATTCCACGGTAAAACAGGTAAAATTGTTGGTCAAAAAGGAAAAGCATACCTTGTATCTTTAAAAGATGGAAACAAAGCAAAAGAATTAATTGTTAGACCAGACCACCTAAAATTACAAAACTGA
- a CDS encoding C1 family peptidase has protein sequence MKYRKFILHTLILFVLLCSITAISAADLNDTDNFDVLKDDNQDGSFMNLEGDMSLQGSTFNLEQNYKFDNTSDLLYVDGINITKNNYVINGNNHVIDCNNQARAFTITGSNVMVNNLIIKNGFHDLGSAIKSTSSLTLKNVTFINCSGNGTENVGAVFSSEALLTVMNSNFIDNAGEEGASISGYGSIVIVGNSTFISSSDKIIKGQIYLYQSDATIDKCNFLNTTSRYAAAIFAEKELELKITNSRFKNLHANKTAGAIAIKLIKSLNVENCEFDNATSANNGGAIFADANGNIVKNNPMTVWIDESRFTDCYSGFGGAILQLGGGLTVLNSNFTSNVAEYEGGALYTSYAIVQITNSKFDSNTLLDNISYGGAAYFDMGRIRIVESDFTNNLGHDVSTLFSYDSNVTLIDNYFNNPSNVTSIYAVYGKVLSSGNNFTNDKHSTNNTNYNYNFENVANPFIILNNSLSFDELPDKFDLRTYGWVSPVKDQGFMGACWAFGNMAALESALMRYANVTYSLSVNNVQNTMLKYSKYGTKSFVEGANNFHGLEYMIDWLGIYPEEYDGYDELGKISSLFITPEDIHIQNVIVIPAIEKMEDNDLLKEALIKYGVLSVSHRADFNESKYYNPVYSAQFYNGKEASSHMVALVGWDDNFSAGNFNPLNRPPGDGAWIVKNSWGTDWGDNGYFYVSYYDKSFADDVSIAYLINNDSYNRVYQLDVGGDKGYYKDSKYYLNEFTAEKDELIAAVGTYFDNPGQSYELAIGVNGIAVYTKTGVSSFGGYETIKLDKYVQIKKGDVFRVVFQNKAPLILNSRIHLLPDKSLVSTDVNGDTWIDLAGVNAVAIAKAYTITDINITNPLVKYYGNDTPFIAKVGPGETVIFEFDDENYTVIADENGIAKLPIDKDTGNYNITTTYNNISIVNYIKINSTIISSDVTRGYNSNYNYKIQIVTSAGKPLSNTKVPISINGKMKNYTTDGSGYVTLKFTKLTKQQTIIAVNPSNADNKKTKITVKSRFSGAKNVAMYYFDGTKFKARIVGDDGKFVGKNQAVTIKLNKKTYKVKTDKNGYITLKIPNTVKPGKYTLKATYKGQTISKTVKVKQNLKTSKYTVKKTAKKLKVKATLKNGKTAVKGKKITLKVNGKT, from the coding sequence ATGAAATACAGAAAGTTTATTTTACACACATTAATATTGTTTGTATTATTGTGTTCAATTACGGCAATATCTGCAGCCGATTTGAATGATACAGACAATTTTGATGTTTTAAAAGATGATAATCAAGACGGATCCTTTATGAATCTCGAAGGAGACATGTCACTTCAGGGTTCAACATTTAACCTTGAACAGAACTATAAATTCGATAATACAAGCGATTTGCTGTATGTAGACGGAATAAATATAACCAAGAACAATTATGTGATTAATGGAAACAATCACGTAATTGACTGTAACAATCAAGCAAGAGCATTTACTATCACTGGAAGCAATGTGATGGTAAATAATCTAATTATTAAGAATGGATTTCATGATTTGGGTTCAGCAATCAAATCCACATCAAGTTTAACATTAAAAAATGTGACTTTTATAAATTGTTCAGGTAACGGAACTGAGAATGTAGGTGCGGTTTTTTCAAGTGAAGCCCTATTAACTGTTATGAATTCTAATTTTATTGATAATGCTGGAGAAGAAGGAGCTTCAATATCAGGTTATGGCTCTATAGTAATAGTCGGTAATTCTACATTTATCAGCAGTTCAGATAAAATCATCAAAGGTCAGATTTATCTTTACCAATCAGATGCAACAATTGACAAATGTAATTTTTTAAATACTACCTCTAGGTACGCAGCGGCAATATTTGCCGAAAAAGAACTGGAGTTAAAAATTACCAATTCAAGATTTAAAAACCTGCACGCAAATAAAACCGCAGGAGCAATTGCAATTAAACTAATTAAATCATTAAATGTTGAAAATTGTGAATTTGACAACGCTACCAGCGCCAATAATGGTGGTGCAATCTTCGCAGATGCAAATGGAAATATTGTTAAAAATAATCCTATGACCGTTTGGATAGATGAAAGCAGATTCACTGACTGTTATTCCGGATTTGGTGGAGCCATTCTCCAATTAGGTGGAGGGTTAACTGTTTTAAATTCAAATTTCACATCAAATGTAGCAGAATATGAAGGTGGTGCACTCTATACCAGTTATGCTATTGTGCAAATTACTAATTCAAAATTCGATTCAAACACCCTTTTAGACAATATATCCTATGGTGGAGCGGCTTATTTCGATATGGGAAGAATACGCATTGTTGAAAGCGATTTTACAAATAACTTAGGTCATGATGTTTCAACCCTCTTTTCATATGACAGCAATGTAACTTTGATAGATAACTATTTCAATAACCCTTCCAATGTTACAAGCATATATGCAGTATATGGAAAAGTACTTTCAAGTGGAAACAACTTTACTAATGATAAACATTCAACTAACAACACAAACTATAACTATAATTTTGAAAATGTAGCAAACCCATTTATAATATTGAACAATTCTCTTTCATTTGATGAATTACCAGATAAATTCGATTTAAGAACTTACGGTTGGGTTTCCCCTGTAAAAGACCAGGGATTCATGGGTGCATGTTGGGCATTCGGTAATATGGCTGCATTAGAATCAGCACTTATGAGATATGCAAACGTGACATATTCCTTATCCGTAAATAATGTTCAAAATACAATGCTAAAATATTCAAAATATGGAACTAAAAGTTTTGTTGAGGGAGCAAATAATTTCCACGGTTTAGAATACATGATTGATTGGTTGGGAATTTACCCGGAGGAATATGACGGTTATGATGAACTTGGTAAAATATCCTCATTGTTTATCACTCCTGAAGATATTCACATTCAAAATGTGATTGTTATTCCTGCAATAGAAAAAATGGAGGATAATGATTTACTCAAAGAAGCCTTAATCAAATACGGAGTATTATCAGTTAGTCACAGAGCAGATTTCAATGAAAGTAAATATTATAACCCAGTATATAGTGCACAATTTTACAACGGCAAGGAAGCTTCAAGTCACATGGTCGCCCTTGTAGGATGGGACGACAATTTTTCTGCAGGTAATTTCAATCCATTAAACAGACCTCCTGGTGACGGTGCATGGATTGTTAAAAACAGCTGGGGAACCGATTGGGGTGACAATGGATATTTCTATGTATCATATTATGACAAATCATTTGCTGATGATGTAAGTATAGCATACCTGATTAATAATGATTCATACAACAGGGTTTATCAGCTGGATGTAGGTGGAGACAAAGGATATTATAAAGACAGTAAATATTATTTGAATGAATTTACTGCTGAAAAAGACGAATTAATTGCGGCAGTTGGAACATACTTTGATAACCCTGGTCAAAGTTATGAACTTGCAATAGGCGTAAATGGTATTGCAGTTTATACTAAAACTGGTGTAAGTTCATTTGGAGGATATGAAACCATTAAACTTGACAAATATGTTCAAATCAAAAAAGGCGATGTTTTTAGAGTAGTATTCCAAAATAAAGCACCACTTATCCTGAATTCTAGAATTCATCTCCTACCCGACAAGTCATTAGTAAGTACAGATGTTAATGGTGATACATGGATAGATTTGGCAGGTGTAAATGCTGTTGCTATCGCAAAAGCTTATACCATTACTGACATTAACATTACTAATCCTTTAGTAAAATATTATGGTAATGACACTCCATTTATTGCAAAAGTGGGTCCGGGCGAAACAGTCATTTTTGAATTCGATGATGAAAACTATACTGTAATTGCAGATGAAAATGGAATAGCCAAACTTCCAATAGACAAGGATACTGGAAATTATAACATTACAACAACTTACAACAACATTTCAATTGTCAATTATATTAAAATAAACAGTACAATTATCTCTTCAGATGTTACAAGAGGTTATAACAGCAACTACAATTATAAAATACAAATAGTGACTTCTGCTGGAAAACCTTTAAGCAACACCAAGGTTCCAATTTCCATCAATGGTAAGATGAAGAATTATACAACTGACGGTTCAGGATATGTAACCCTTAAATTTACCAAACTGACCAAACAGCAAACAATTATTGCTGTAAACCCTTCAAATGCGGACAATAAAAAGACTAAAATTACAGTAAAATCAAGGTTCAGCGGCGCTAAAAACGTTGCAATGTATTACTTTGACGGAACCAAATTCAAAGCAAGGATTGTTGGTGATGATGGTAAATTTGTAGGTAAAAATCAGGCAGTAACCATCAAACTCAACAAAAAAACCTACAAAGTTAAAACCGATAAAAATGGCTACATTACCTTAAAAATACCAAATACAGTAAAACCAGGTAAATATACCTTAAAAGCAACCTACAAAGGTCAAACAATCTCAAAAACTGTTAAAGTAAAACAAAACCTTAAAACAAGCAAATACACCGTTAAAAAAACTGCTAAAAAACTCAAAGTTAAAGCAACCCTTAAAAACGGCAAAACTGCTGTAAAAGGTAAAAAAATAACATTAAAAGTCAATGGTAAAACATAA
- a CDS encoding C1 family peptidase yields MFSITAISAADLNDTDNFGDISNNPKTYDNFYETIKSNTTKIDLDSDYKFNIDEDINYISGIPIEKDLVINGNNHIIDCNNMTRAFEHSNGSLEINNLIIKNGYIALGSAITSNNNLTLNNVTFINCNGLNRTTNNNFGAVFSTFNNLNINNCKFIDNSGENSASIYASNSTVTIYNSIFTSSSTRILKGHIRVENSNLTVTNCSFSNTTSKYATAIFALKGNVAIYNTKFKNLMANKTAGAIFLKLSDSLKIINCQFDNILSEKNAGAVFADIDGGERDHEGTVKIENTTFNNCYSEFGGAFLQLGGELNIENSNFTSNQAKYEGGAIYTSFANVNISKSNFKFNSLIDEMSYGGAAYFDMGTAILKENIFENNLGFEVSTIYAHDINLTLSSNYFNNPSEVTSIYTEFGSATLQDENKFNNDTLSFNNTDYVFNIELSNKPFILLNNTIAYTTLPSAFDLRNLSWVSPVKNQGFMGSCWAFGNVAAMESALLRYANSTYLLSENNLQNTMLQYSKYGELESTEGASPYAAAAYVIDGLGIFPSVYDSYDELGKISSLVTTANDFHIQNVIIIPPRKNSTDNDLIKSVLIRYGALAVTHKANFNNSYFESLLGTQYYYGNEKADHTVCIVGWNDTYPKENFAKTPPGNGAWIVKNSWGTDWGDEGYFYVSYYDTSIARHGHPTGYIITNDTYNMIYQNGIGGTLTSLDMDCYANVFTAVKDELIGAVGTYFNETGTNYEITIEVNDIEVYKQNGISEFSGYATIKLDKYVQIKKGDNFTVFIDNNKLFVTYDYRVHAQTDKSFGSADKGKTWTDLVKQGNVAILKAYTVTDINITSNLVKYYGNDTPFVAKVGAGETVIFEFEGKNYTVIADENGLAKLSIDKNTGNYNITTTYNNISIVNYIIIKSAILSSNVTKGYNSNYNYKMQILTSAGTPLNNTKVAISINGNSRNYTTDNSGYITIPFTKLTKQQTILVRNPSNGENKISKIIVKSRFSGAKNVAMYYFDGSKFKARIVGDDGKFVGKNQAVSIKLNKKTYKVKTDKNGYITLKIPNTVKPGKYTLKATYKGQTISKTVNVKQNLKTSKYTVKKTAKKLKVK; encoded by the coding sequence ATGTTTTCAATTACGGCAATATCTGCAGCCGATTTAAATGATACTGATAATTTCGGAGACATATCAAATAACCCTAAAACATATGATAATTTTTATGAAACAATAAAGAGCAACACGACAAAAATTGACCTTGATAGTGATTATAAATTTAACATTGACGAAGATATAAACTATATTTCAGGAATTCCAATAGAAAAAGACCTTGTAATTAATGGAAATAATCATATAATTGACTGCAACAATATGACACGGGCATTTGAGCATTCAAACGGCAGCTTAGAAATAAATAATTTAATTATTAAAAATGGATATATAGCTCTGGGTTCTGCAATTACCTCAAACAATAATCTAACCCTAAACAATGTAACTTTTATAAATTGTAATGGTCTAAATAGGACAACTAACAATAATTTCGGAGCAGTATTTTCTACATTTAACAACTTAAATATCAACAATTGTAAGTTTATAGACAATTCAGGAGAGAATTCCGCTTCAATATATGCTTCAAACAGCACAGTCACCATATACAATTCAATTTTTACAAGCAGTTCCACCCGTATTCTCAAAGGACACATACGAGTGGAAAATTCAAATCTTACAGTTACAAACTGCAGCTTTTCAAATACAACATCAAAGTATGCAACAGCAATATTCGCTTTGAAGGGCAATGTAGCAATCTACAACACCAAATTTAAAAACCTTATGGCCAATAAAACTGCCGGTGCAATTTTTTTAAAATTATCTGATAGCTTGAAAATAATCAATTGTCAATTTGACAATATCCTCAGTGAAAAGAATGCTGGAGCGGTCTTTGCAGACATAGATGGAGGTGAACGAGATCATGAAGGCACAGTTAAAATTGAAAATACCACCTTCAACAATTGTTATTCTGAATTTGGCGGTGCCTTTCTTCAGTTAGGTGGAGAGTTAAATATTGAAAATTCAAATTTCACTTCAAATCAGGCAAAATATGAAGGGGGAGCTATCTACACCAGTTTTGCCAATGTGAACATTTCCAAATCAAATTTTAAATTCAACAGTTTAATCGACGAAATGTCCTACGGTGGAGCCGCATACTTTGATATGGGAACTGCTATTCTCAAAGAAAACATTTTTGAAAACAATTTGGGCTTTGAAGTTTCCACCATCTATGCACATGATATCAATCTAACTTTGAGCAGTAACTACTTCAACAATCCTTCAGAAGTTACAAGCATATACACAGAATTTGGAAGTGCAACACTGCAAGACGAGAACAAATTCAACAACGACACCCTATCATTTAACAATACAGATTACGTTTTCAATATAGAACTTTCAAATAAACCATTCATATTGCTTAACAATACCATAGCATATACCACATTGCCTTCCGCATTTGATTTGAGAAATCTAAGTTGGGTTTCTCCGGTTAAAAATCAAGGATTCATGGGTTCATGTTGGGCATTCGGAAATGTCGCTGCAATGGAATCAGCATTACTAAGATATGCAAACAGCACTTATCTACTCTCAGAAAACAATCTTCAAAATACAATGCTCCAATATTCAAAATATGGTGAACTGGAATCAACAGAAGGTGCAAGCCCATATGCAGCAGCAGCTTATGTAATTGACGGACTTGGAATTTTCCCCAGTGTCTATGACAGTTATGATGAGCTGGGAAAAATTTCTTCATTAGTTACAACAGCCAATGATTTCCATATTCAAAATGTGATAATTATCCCTCCAAGAAAAAACAGCACAGACAATGACCTAATAAAAAGTGTTTTAATCAGATATGGTGCTTTAGCGGTTACTCATAAAGCAAACTTCAATAATAGTTACTTTGAATCGCTACTCGGCACACAATATTATTATGGGAATGAAAAAGCAGACCATACAGTTTGTATAGTTGGATGGAACGATACCTATCCAAAAGAGAATTTCGCTAAAACCCCTCCCGGAAACGGTGCATGGATTGTCAAAAACAGCTGGGGAACCGATTGGGGTGATGAGGGATATTTCTATGTTTCATATTATGACACCTCCATTGCACGCCACGGACATCCTACAGGATACATTATCACCAATGACACCTACAACATGATTTATCAAAATGGTATTGGAGGGACATTAACTTCCCTTGATATGGATTGCTATGCGAATGTCTTTACCGCAGTAAAGGACGAATTGATTGGTGCAGTTGGAACTTATTTCAACGAAACCGGCACAAATTATGAAATAACAATAGAAGTAAATGATATCGAAGTTTACAAACAAAATGGAATAAGTGAATTTAGCGGATATGCAACAATAAAACTAGATAAATATGTCCAAATAAAAAAAGGAGATAACTTTACAGTATTCATAGACAATAATAAATTGTTTGTTACCTATGACTATCGAGTTCATGCACAGACAGACAAATCATTTGGAAGTGCCGATAAAGGTAAAACATGGACAGATTTGGTAAAACAGGGAAACGTTGCTATTTTAAAAGCATATACAGTTACTGACATTAATATTACAAGTAATCTGGTGAAATATTATGGTAATGACACTCCATTTGTTGCAAAAGTTGGTGCAGGCGAAACCGTCATTTTTGAATTTGAAGGTAAAAACTACACTGTAATTGCAGATGAAAACGGATTAGCCAAACTTTCAATAGACAAAAATACCGGAAATTATAACATTACAACAACATACAACAACATTTCAATTGTCAATTATATTATAATAAAGAGCGCAATTCTTTCAAGCAATGTTACAAAAGGATATAACAGCAACTACAATTATAAAATGCAAATATTGACTTCTGCCGGGACCCCCTTAAACAACACTAAAGTTGCAATTTCCATCAATGGCAACTCAAGAAACTATACAACTGACAATTCAGGTTACATTACCATCCCATTTACAAAATTAACCAAACAGCAAACAATTCTAGTTAGAAATCCTTCTAATGGAGAAAATAAAATATCTAAAATTATAGTTAAATCAAGGTTCAGCGGCGCTAAAAACGTTGCAATGTATTACTTTGACGGATCCAAGTTTAAAGCAAGGATTGTTGGTGATGATGGTAAATTTGTAGGTAAAAATCAGGCAGTAAGCATCAAACTCAACAAAAAAACCTACAAAGTTAAAACCGATAAAAATGGCTACATTACCTTAAAAATACCAAATACAGTAAAACCTGGAAAATATACCTTAAAAGCAACTTACAAAGGTCAAACAATTTCAAAAACTGTTAATGTAAAACAAAACCTTAAAACAAGTAAATACACCGTTAAAAAAACTGCTAAAAAACTCAAAGTTAAATAA